The DNA window ATTCCATCCACCTGGAGACCCACGTGCAGTTGAAGGAGATGATGCGTCGTCATCCCGCAACAATAGACTACAACGCAACGGTAGCCAGAGCTGCAATGACCATGTGCAGTGCCGACGTCGGCAGTTGCATAGTGCTGGAGAATAACCTCCCGATAGGGATTGTAACCGAGCAGGACATCAACTGCAAGGTAGTCGCAAAGAATCATAGGCCAGGGGAGGTCAGAGTCAGTGAGATAATGAGCACCCCCCTGATCACAATAAATGCAGAGCGGACCGTCAGTGAGGCTGCCAGTATGATGGTGAAGCACCGGGTCAGGCGACTGCCGGTCGTCGACGAAATGAACAGGGTGATCGGGATCGTTACCGTTCGAGACCTGCTGTCCGTGACCAGCGAGATCAATGAGATCATGAATGATCTGATCGAGATCAATAGGCCTGACCGATATGATGGAGGGATCTGTGAGCGATGCGGAATCATGGCCACAGACCTGCTGCGTGTCGACTCTATGATGCTCTGCGGCAACTGCCGTGAGGAGGAACACCTGTGAAAGTGGCGATGGATATTGTATCAGCGGTTCCGGTATTGGGCGATCACGATCACATCACACGGGCCAGGCAGGTCCTGCGCGATGATGCGTTCCGTGAGATCTATATCGTTGATGCAAAGGGGCGGTGTACCGGGTATATCGATATCTCCGATGCACTACGGGTGAACGCGACCAGATCGAACGTGACGCTGGAAGGGTTCGTCAAGACAGCAGCGATGGTGACCCCCGAGGACACGCTGGAGAAGGTCGCAGCGACGGTGATACAATCACGGACCGACAGCACAGCAGTGGTGGATTCCAATGGAAAACTGATCGGTGGGATCCTGGTCTCCGACCTCTTCCCCATCGTGCTCTCGCGGCATGAACCAAAGGGAAAGGTCGCTGACTGCATGTCGAAGAAGGTTGTGACCGCAGAGGCGAACGATCCGCTTCAGCGGGTCCACACCCTGATCATCGAGAGCGGGTATACGGCCTTTCCTGTGTTGAAGAAGCATCTGCTGATCGGAATGATATCAAGGCGCGATCTCCTCGATGCAGGTCATTTCAGGCGTTCGCTGATGCAGTCTGGGAATGCGATGGTCGAGGAATTGATGACCACTCCAGTCATCTCGATCTCCCCTGAACAGGAGATCAGAACCGCTGCAGAACTGCTGATCAAGCATGACATCAGCAGGTTGCCTGTCGAAGAGGATGGAAAGGTGGTCGGGATCCTTGACCGGCACGATGTGTTGAACGGGCTGAAGATCCAGGCAGAGAGGACGCTGTGATATGAACCAGAATGGACGTACCAACAAACAGGGGGACAAACTATTGAAGATGCCAGGGAAGTTTGATCGTGGTCCTGTAGAATTCGAGTCCAGAATCGTCGAACAGCAGGGACAGGTGATGGGGATCGCAACCAGGGATGTGATTGCAGTTGCCCAGACCGCGACGATCATCAATGCGGTCGAGACGATGACCACCTGTGGGTTCCGCAGGTTGCCGATCGTCGACCCCGGCACCAGGAAGATGCGGGGGATCGTGACCGCGAGCGACATCATCAGCCTGATGGGTGGGGGGGATCGGTATAGTCTTGTCACGGTGAAGAACGAGGGAAACCTGATCGCGGCTCTCAACGAGAGTGTTCGGGAGGTTATGAGTCAGCAGTTCATCTCGCTGACGCCAATGGCCTCAATTCAAGATGCTATCAACCTGATCGTCGAGAAGAAGATCGGCGGAGTGCCGATCCTCGACGATCAGGGGGTCCTTCAGGGGATCGTGACCGAACGAGATCTGATGCGCCTCTTTGAGACAGAACGGAGTATGCTGACAGTGGAGGAGATCATGTCCTCCCCGCTGCGGGTGATCGGGCCTGATAGTCCGATCAGTGCAGTCACCAGAGAGATGGTGAAGCATACATTCCGACGTCTGCCGGTGGTCAGTGATGAGGTTCTCTTTGGGATTATCACCTCGACCGACATCGTCAAGTATCTGGGCACTGGCCGGGTCTTTGACCAGTTGGTGACCGGGGATGTCAGCGAGGTGATGGCACTGCCAGTCAGGGATCTGATGTCAGGGGATCTGATCACCACGACCCCGAACACCGGCATCACCCAGGCATCCAAGGAGATGCTCGATAAGGGCATCGGGGCACTCCCGGTGATCGAAAACTCCCGGTTGATCGGCCTGGTCACTGAATTCGACCTGGTTAAAGCATTTGCAGGGCGGTGAAATGCATGCATGCATCAGAAATTATGTCTGCGCCGGTCTATGTGATCGAGCCTTCAGAGAATGTGGCGAGGGCTCGGAACCTGATGTTCCGGCACAGGATCTCACGACTGCTGGTCGTTTCGAACGACATACTGATCGGGATCATCACAAAGAAGGATATAGCATACCGGCTGCGACAGTCTGAGCCATCGTGGCGGCGGCGCCCGATCGATCAGATCCCGGTCAGTGTCCTGATGATCGCAGACCCGATCACCATTGCCCCTGATACGACGATCCGGGATGTGGCCCGTCTGATGGTCAATGAAGGGATCAGCAGCCTGCCAGTGGTTGAGGACGGCACCCTGATCGGGATCGTGACCAAGTCGGACCTGATGAGGTCGGCATTGGTGGGACGGATCCACGGGGCCGTCGGGGATCTGATGGAGGACGCAACAACAGTCAGCAGGTATCACTCACTTGACCATGTGGTGAACCTGATCAGCGAACGGAACGACAAGGTGGTAGTGGTCAACAACGACGGGTCACTGGCCGGGATCATCACCGAGAGCAATCTGGCCTTCTTCGAATATCCAGCAGGTGACGTCCTGGATAAGGATGTAACGATGCTCCGCAGGGAGGAGCCGGCTGGAAGGAAGGCTTATCGGCATGTCAGGGATGTCACCTTCATCGCAGAGGACGTGATGTCAAGCCCGGTGGAGACGATCAGAGCCGACAATCTGGTAGGGGAGGCGGTAGCCTGGATGAGAGAGAGAGCGATCAACAGTCTTGTAGTGACAGATAATAATGAACTCAGAGGAATTCTCAAGAGAGACGACATTATACAGGAAGTAGCACGATGAACGGAGAGTTTTCAATTCAGGATATCATGGCAAAGCCAATCACCATCGCAAAGTCCGCAGTGATCACCGAAGCCCTCGACAAGATGCTGAACGAGGGAACTGACCCTCTGATCGTCACCCAGGGGAACGTAGTCGCCGGCACAGTCTCACGGAAGGCGATTGCCGAGGCACTCGGGTCCAAGAAGAACGCCACCATCTCACCATCCAAGATCCATGTCGCCAATGTGATCGAGGAGGAGTTCACCTCGGCGTACCCTGACCAGGGACTCGAAGTACTGATCCCACTGCTCCAGCACTACAAACTGATCGTGGTGCTGGACAAGGACCACCGGCTGATCGGGCAGGTGACCGCGGCCAACCTGCTCAAGGTGATGGTTCCGCAGGTGCCGCTCACAGGGGTGATCGAGAAGGTGAACTCGATCAATGCCGATGAACGAGTCGTCCACCTCCGCCGGCGGATCATCGACGACAACGAGAGCCGGTATGTGGTGACTGACAGCGAGGGGCTCATCGGGATGGTCACCGAGACCGACGTGGCCCGTTCAATGCGGGAGTTTCGCGAGGAGATCCCTGACAAGCACCAAGACCACCGGATCAGGAATCTGATCGTTCGGGATATCATGTCCTCACCTCTGATATCAGTGGACGCCGGTGTCGACACGGCCACGGTGGCGCAGTTGCTGTTGGCACGCTCGATCAGCGCAGTGCCGGTGGTCGAGGGAGGTAGAATTGCCGGAGTTGTAACCCGGCGTTCACTGGTCAATGCCCTCTGATCTCATTCTCTTTTTTAATGAACGACACCAGTCAATGACTCACGAATCACGGATTCTAGTCTATTTTTTATTGAACTCTATTGTTCTCAGATGATACTCCATATCCTCCATTTTTTACCTTCCAGGAGAATCGGAAAATTGTCGACACTCGATCAGAAGAAAGGGATCTCTGGCAGGTCGCCTTCGATACAGGTCTCTGACAATCTCTACTGAAATAAGTGAAAAAGATCTATGACCGGCAGGGAGGATCAGAGAGACTATTTTGAATAGGAAGACTCTCTGGTTTCTGTGATGTGTTCAGGGTGTATCAAGATCTGATTTGCGGGATAACTCTCTACTGATTACAAACTTGGAGAGATCGGACTGGAAAAGAACTGGTTGAGAAAAGCGCGAAAATAAAAAAAATGGTCCCTGGTGAGCAGATGCTCACGAGACTGTGACAGTGTGCGTTGCGGTCCTTGTTGAACCGTTCGCATCAGTCACCGTCAGGGTGATGGTGTACGTCCCTGCGTTGTTGTACCAGATTCTGTTCAGGCCGATGTTCTGGCCTGAGAAGGTCTGGCCGTTCCCACAGTTCCACTTCCAGGAGACGGGGTTGCCGCCAGTGGTGGTGTCTGTGAGTGCAACGGAGAGTGAGTGTTTTCCGGAGGTTGGGCTAACGGTGAAGCTAGCCGCCCCAGTGGTTGGCTGTGTGGTTACGGTTGTGGTTGGCTGTGTGGTCACGGTCGTGGTTGGCGTTACACCAGACCCGATCGTGATGTAGTCAAGGTTCATCCTTGAGGCACTGAAGGCAACCTTGACAACATTCCTACCCTGTTCGAGGTGAAGTGTACCTGCAGAGGTGAAGGAGTTGTAGGTGTCGAACGAGCCGGTGGATGCAACACTGACAGGGGTCGAAGAGCTACCTGCTGAGACAGTCACCGTCTTTGTGGTTCCGTCTGGGTTGGCTGCTCTGAGGGTAACTGGGTAGTCGCCGTCTGCTGCTGCTTCGACTGAGTAGGTGAGGTATTCGCCGCCGATGACGTAGGCAACAGCGTAGCCGCTTGCGCCTGCTTCGATGTCAACATCGTCAGTGCGGTATGCCCCGCCTGCGTTGCCGGAGGTGGTGTCATAGTAGGCGACGTTCTGTCCACCGAGGTCATAGTCCTCGGCCTGGACAGTGCCAGGTACGTTGTGTGGCCCGTTGTAGGGCTGACCCTGGGTTGCCGTTGTTGTAACAGTGGTCGTTGGTGCAGCGGAGACGTTGATCGTCTTGCTGGCAGTGCTGGTCTGGGTTCCGTTCGTGACGGTCAGACTCAGGGTGTAGGTGCCAACAGCACTGTAGATGTGGTTGATGTTCTGGCTCGATGCGGTGAATCCGTCACCAAAGTCCCATGACCATGCGGCCGGGTACCCGGTGGATGCATCGGTGCCGGTGACTGCAGTTCCGAGCTGGACAGTCTGTGCGTTAACATTGAAGGCTGCCTGGAGAGTCTGCGGTGCAGCGGTGACGGTTATCGTCTTCGATGCAGTGTTGGATCTGCTTGAGGTGGAGTTGACTGCCTGCAGCTGTACCGTGTAGGTGCCTGCTGTTGTGTAGGTATGCGCTGGTGGATTCTGCAGGGTTGATGTAGCCCCATCGCCGAAGGTCCAGACCCATACATCTGCATTGGTCGACTTGTCAGCGAACTGGACAGAGAGTGGTGCAACGCCGGTTGTCGGGGTTGCGGTGAAGTCCGCGACTGGAGTGATGACTGGTGCTGCGGAGACGGTGATCGTCTGCAGTTTCATGTCCCCAGCTCCAGCTGCATTCGAGGCGGTCAGAAGAACGCCGTAGGTGCCTGCAGTGGCAAAGGTGTGTGATGGGTTCTGGACATTGCTGGTCGAGAAGTCATCAGTGAAGGTCCAGCTCCACGAGGATGGAGAGTTCGACGAGGTGTCGGCGAACTGCACGGTCAGGGGCGCCTGTCCGGCTGCCGGAGCGAACGTGAAGTTGCTGACCGGCTT is part of the Methanosphaerula palustris E1-9c genome and encodes:
- a CDS encoding CBS domain-containing protein; this encodes MKQSSDSIHLETHVQLKEMMRRHPATIDYNATVARAAMTMCSADVGSCIVLENNLPIGIVTEQDINCKVVAKNHRPGEVRVSEIMSTPLITINAERTVSEAASMMVKHRVRRLPVVDEMNRVIGIVTVRDLLSVTSEINEIMNDLIEINRPDRYDGGICERCGIMATDLLRVDSMMLCGNCREEEHL
- a CDS encoding CBS domain-containing protein, giving the protein MDIVSAVPVLGDHDHITRARQVLRDDAFREIYIVDAKGRCTGYIDISDALRVNATRSNVTLEGFVKTAAMVTPEDTLEKVAATVIQSRTDSTAVVDSNGKLIGGILVSDLFPIVLSRHEPKGKVADCMSKKVVTAEANDPLQRVHTLIIESGYTAFPVLKKHLLIGMISRRDLLDAGHFRRSLMQSGNAMVEELMTTPVISISPEQEIRTAAELLIKHDISRLPVEEDGKVVGILDRHDVLNGLKIQAERTL
- a CDS encoding CBS domain-containing protein gives rise to the protein MNQNGRTNKQGDKLLKMPGKFDRGPVEFESRIVEQQGQVMGIATRDVIAVAQTATIINAVETMTTCGFRRLPIVDPGTRKMRGIVTASDIISLMGGGDRYSLVTVKNEGNLIAALNESVREVMSQQFISLTPMASIQDAINLIVEKKIGGVPILDDQGVLQGIVTERDLMRLFETERSMLTVEEIMSSPLRVIGPDSPISAVTREMVKHTFRRLPVVSDEVLFGIITSTDIVKYLGTGRVFDQLVTGDVSEVMALPVRDLMSGDLITTTPNTGITQASKEMLDKGIGALPVIENSRLIGLVTEFDLVKAFAGR
- a CDS encoding CBS domain-containing protein; the encoded protein is MHASEIMSAPVYVIEPSENVARARNLMFRHRISRLLVVSNDILIGIITKKDIAYRLRQSEPSWRRRPIDQIPVSVLMIADPITIAPDTTIRDVARLMVNEGISSLPVVEDGTLIGIVTKSDLMRSALVGRIHGAVGDLMEDATTVSRYHSLDHVVNLISERNDKVVVVNNDGSLAGIITESNLAFFEYPAGDVLDKDVTMLRREEPAGRKAYRHVRDVTFIAEDVMSSPVETIRADNLVGEAVAWMRERAINSLVVTDNNELRGILKRDDIIQEVAR
- a CDS encoding CBS domain-containing protein is translated as MNGEFSIQDIMAKPITIAKSAVITEALDKMLNEGTDPLIVTQGNVVAGTVSRKAIAEALGSKKNATISPSKIHVANVIEEEFTSAYPDQGLEVLIPLLQHYKLIVVLDKDHRLIGQVTAANLLKVMVPQVPLTGVIEKVNSINADERVVHLRRRIIDDNESRYVVTDSEGLIGMVTETDVARSMREFREEIPDKHQDHRIRNLIVRDIMSSPLISVDAGVDTATVAQLLLARSISAVPVVEGGRIAGVVTRRSLVNAL